GATTGCATTGAAAATGGATTTATATATCATATGGCAGCGGCAGTTTTGATATAAAAGCAGCTTGGATTGGCCCCCAACTAAGCAGTTTGAAAGCAAATTTTCATTCAATCCAATCATGGCATATCGTGGAAAGAATGCAGTAGTCACTGGCGGAGCAGGCGGCATAGGGCTACAGGTGGCCAGGCAATTGCTATCGAATGGTGCAGCGGTATAcacacaataaaaaataactaaaGGCAGAGGATATATTTTGGATTTAATGtgcaattcattttttttttttttcgttttcctaATGCATTCAGAAGGTGGCCATAATTGATTTGCAGGATAATTTGGAAGAGTTTGTCAAGCTACGAGCTGCCCATCCGACCCAGAGTGTAATGATCATCAAAATGGATGTGGCCAATCGTAAGGGAATCGAGGCCACCTACGAGGAGATTGTTAAAACCTTTGGCAGCATTGATATAGTTGTCAATGTGGCTGGCATTTTCAATGATAAGGATGTGCAACGGACTTTGCTGGTCAATTTGGGTGGCATTATGAATTCCACACTGAGTGCCCTGCAGTATATGAACAAGGAGAATGGCGGCAATGGTGGTCTGATCGTCAACATGAGCTCGGTGGTAGGTTTGGATCCAATGTTCATTATACCAGTCTATGGAGCCACCAAAGCGGGCATTATTAACTTTACCCGTTGTCTGGGAGTGAGTATTGGATTAAATATTGCCGTACATGTCCAATGATTACGGACCAAATCTTTAATCACCAACAGAATGATCAGTTCTATCAACGATCGGGCATTAAGTTTGTCACAGTTTGCCCGGGAGCCACTATGACCGATATGTTTACCAATTTCACGGAGAAGATCATTTTCCCGGAGACTAGCGATGAGACCTACAAAATATTGGATAGGCTCAATAAACAAAGTGCCACCGATGTGGCCAGATGTATCCTCAGTGTGTTGGATAAGGAAAAGAATGGAGCTGTCTATGTCATTGAGGGAAAACGAGTCTTTCCACTCGAATTAAAGCAACAATGGACAGGTAAGGAACACGCATAGAACAATCGAGGACGGGataacgagagagagagagagagctgtTGCATCATCTTTAACAAATCCTtctacaaatacatatacatatattatattccaaaattagcatttaataaaaacatttattggTTAGCTAATCCTGGCGCCACTTAACCAAAACCTCATCTGTGCGATATCTTTGAGTGACAAAGGCATCTTCCAGTGGCATAGTTATACCAGACTTAAACATCTCAGCTCCGGCATGGGCAATCATTAGGCCATTGTCTATACAATAACGTTCATCAGTGGCAAAAAGTTTACCGCCACGTTCCAGGCACATAATACGCATCATCTCCTGCAAACGCTCATTACAGCCAACGCCTCCTACAATCAACACCTGAATGAAAATGGTAAATTTGAATAAGATACGATTCCATGCATCAGACAGATTCGCTTACCTCTTGGGATTCACAGTGGGCCATGGCTCTTTCGGTGATCTCTACCAGCATGGCGAAAATGGTTTCCTGCAGAGAATAGCAGAGATCTTCTTTGCTATAAGAAACTTCTCCCTCGTCTGTGATTTCATCTGTTGccttctttcttttgtttttccgTTTATTTGGCTCTGCCAATTCTTCTATATGGGAAAGAATGCCCGAGAAGCTAACATCCATGCCCTTGACCACATAGGGAAGTTTGATATATTTCGTTCCTAACTTTGCCAGCTGTTCAATGTTGTATCCTGGACTGGGATCGTTGGACAGCTTGATTATCCTTGCAAACCGATCTAAACAATTACCAACAGCAATGTCTATGGTCTCCCCGAATATGCGATATCTTTGATTCGAAAAAGCTATGACCTGCGTGTTCCCGCCACTCACATACAAGACAATTGGATTTTGGGCTTTCGTAATGAAACGACCCATTTCGATGTGACCAATACAATGATTTACTCCCAGCAGCGGTTTCTCCCACAACAGTGAAAGAGTGCGCGCCACTATTGCTCCCACCAGAAGAGGTGGCGCCATTCCGGGACCTTTCGTATAGCAAATGACATCCAAGTCTTTAGGTTCCAATTGCGCCTCCTTTAGACTCTCCCGGACCAAACCCAAAATTGCTTCGCGATGATGCTTGGCCGTTTCCTTGGGTAGAAAGCCCTCACCCGGTGGTGTGATATAGGTGCGTCGAACATTGGCCAAGACCTCTCCATCGCGAATAATACCTATGCCAATTTTATTGGCGCTGCCCTCGATACCCAATGAACAAACCATTACGAAAATGTGGAGAACTGgtgaaacaaaaatgtaaacaacCGATGGCCGGTAAAACAGCTGATTTAGCAAGTTCGTGTGGCAAGGCGAATGGCAATTGGAAATGTTAAGTTTAACATCTCACcttttgtttctgttgttggtAACTCTGTCATTGTTTTGCATTGACAACTCTGTAATTGTATTATTTTGCACTCTGGGTATCCATGGTACCAAGGAATCCTAATCCTGTGCATCTAAAGACGGATTCATTTGGTCAATAGCCACCTAGCATGGCCTCTAAGCCGGCTGAGGACATTTCCGATTTAGCAGAGAACGGGATCGAACAGCATGATGTTGCTACTGCTGGCCCAGTTGACGTGGAAGTGGAACTGGAGTCGCAGTCCCAGCAGCTGGAAACTCAGTCACCAACATCGACACCAATTGAGACTGAAATAGAAGCTGTTTCTATCAAATGTGACTTGCCATCACAAGAACCTGGTGCAGAATCCCTGCCAGACAGCTTGAGTTTTGCACAACTTCAGGCTCAGGATCAGGCCCAGGTAGCAGAGGAAGACAAATCCCAGAAGGTTGCCTCCACAAATGACATACTCTCACATGTCCACTGCCTGGCTCAGTTGGAGGAACAACGACGCAGTTATGAACAACAGTTGGAACAACTACGTACTGCCAATGCTCAAAAGGATAATATGCTTCAGCTTCATCAACGTGAGAATGTCATTCTCGAAAAGGAGAAAATTGCCTTTCGCAAAGAA
The DNA window shown above is from Drosophila willistoni isolate 14030-0811.24 chromosome XR unlocalized genomic scaffold, UCI_dwil_1.1 Seg41, whole genome shotgun sequence and carries:
- the LOC6642950 gene encoding probable tRNA N6-adenosine threonylcarbamoyltransferase, with translation MVCSLGIEGSANKIGIGIIRDGEVLANVRRTYITPPGEGFLPKETAKHHREAILGLVRESLKEAQLEPKDLDVICYTKGPGMAPPLLVGAIVARTLSLLWEKPLLGVNHCIGHIEMGRFITKAQNPIVLYVSGGNTQVIAFSNQRYRIFGETIDIAVGNCLDRFARIIKLSNDPSPGYNIEQLAKLGTKYIKLPYVVKGMDVSFSGILSHIEELAEPNKRKNKRKKATDEITDEGEVSYSKEDLCYSLQETIFAMLVEITERAMAHCESQEVLIVGGVGCNERLQEMMRIMCLERGGKLFATDERYCIDNGLMIAHAGAEMFKSGITMPLEDAFVTQRYRTDEVLVKWRQD
- the LOC6642949 gene encoding fat body protein 2 isoform X1, with translation MAYRGKNAVVTGGAGGIGLQVARQLLSNGAAKVAIIDLQDNLEEFVKLRAAHPTQSVMIIKMDVANRKGIEATYEEIVKTFGSIDIVVNVAGIFNDKDVQRTLLVNLGGIMNSTLSALQYMNKENGGNGGLIVNMSSVVGLDPMFIIPVYGATKAGIINFTRCLGNDQFYQRSGIKFVTVCPGATMTDMFTNFTEKIIFPETSDETYKILDRLNKQSATDVARCILSVLDKEKNGAVYVIEGKRVFPLELKQQWTGKEHA
- the LOC6642949 gene encoding fat body protein 2 isoform X2, with the protein product MAYRGKNAVVTGGAGGIGLQVARQLLSNGAAVAIIDLQDNLEEFVKLRAAHPTQSVMIIKMDVANRKGIEATYEEIVKTFGSIDIVVNVAGIFNDKDVQRTLLVNLGGIMNSTLSALQYMNKENGGNGGLIVNMSSVVGLDPMFIIPVYGATKAGIINFTRCLGNDQFYQRSGIKFVTVCPGATMTDMFTNFTEKIIFPETSDETYKILDRLNKQSATDVARCILSVLDKEKNGAVYVIEGKRVFPLELKQQWTGKEHA